The DNA sequence GCCAGATGAGCGGGCCGCCCGCGGAGAAGGCGTAGGCGGTGGAGCCGGTCGGGGTGGAGCAGAGCACCCCGTCGCAGCCGAAGGAGGACACCGGGCGGCCGTCGACCTCGAGGACGACCTCGAGGATGCGGCCGCGGGTGGTCTTCTCGACGACGGCCTCGTTCAGCGCCCAGGCCCGGCCGAGGACCTGCCCGGCGGCGGTGACGACGGCCTCGAGGGTGGTGCGTTCCTCGACCTCGTAGTCGCCGTCGGCCAGCTTCTGCAGCGCCTCGGGCAGGGTGTCCTCCTCGGCCTCGGCGAGGAAACCGACGTGGCCGAGGTTGACGCCCAGCAGTGGCACGCCGGCGTGGCGGGCGAGGTCTGCGGCGCGCAGCAGGGTGCCGTCGCCGCCGAGGACCAGGACCGCCTCGGCGCCGCGGGCGCACTCGGGGCTCCCGGGGACCGGGACGGGTTCGTAGCCCGCGGGGACGTCGGGGTCCGCGGCGAGCTCGGCCCACTCGTCGGCGAGTACCCGGGTGCGCAGGCCGAGCCGCCCGAGTTCGCTCATCACGTGCAGCGCGGTCTTGCGGTTGGTGGGCCGCCCGGTGTGCAGGACCAGCAGGACGTCCCTCATGCGGGGCCGTCCGCGACCGCGGCTGCCAGCATCGGTGCGAGCTCGGGCTGCGCGGGGGCGACGCCGGCCGGTCCGTCGGCGGGCCGGCGCAGGTGCAGGAAGTACTCGACGTTGCCCGACGGGCCGGGCAGCGGGCTCGCGGTCGCTCCGAGGACCTGCAGCCCGACCGCGGCGGCGGCGGTCGCGACCCCGTGCAGCGCCTCGGTGCGCAGACCCGGGGCGCGCACGACCCCGCCGGACCCGAGCCGGTCCTTCCCGACCTCGAACTGGGGTTTCACCATGGGCAGCAGGTCGCCTCCGGGCGCGGTGCAGGCGGCGAGTGCCGGCAGCACGGTGCGCAGCGAGATGAACGACAGGTCGGCGACGGTCAGCTCGACCGGTCCGCCGATCTGCGCCGGTTCGAGGGCCCGGACGTTGGTGCGGTCGTGCACGTGGACGCGCTCGTCGGACTGGAGCCGCCACACCAGCTGGCCGTATCCGACGTCGACGGCGACGACCTCCGCCGCCCCGCGGGTGAGCAGCACGTCGGTGAAGCCGCCGGTGGAGGCGCCCGCGTCGAGGCAGCGCCGCCCGGCTGGATCGACGCCGGTGAACGCGTCGAGCGCCCCGAGCAGCTTCTTGGCCCCGCGGGAGGCCCAGTCGGGCTCGCCGGCGTCGTCCGGGCGGACGAGGACGGGTGCGTCCCGGTCCACCACGGTGGCGGGCTTCGCCGCAGGCATGCCGTTGACGACGACCCGGCCGGCGGCGATCAGCTCGGCGGCCTGGCCGCGGGAACGGGCGAGCTTGCGGCGGACGAGCTCGGCGTCCAGCCGGGAACGGGTGGGGCCCATCGTCACTCCCGTTCCGAGCCGGCGCTCAGCGCGCGGCCGAGCGCGGCGTGCACCCGCTCGAACGCGGCCGGGTGCTCGGCGACCGGACGGTCGTCCAGCGCGTCGAGCGCCGCGACGGCCGCGTCGACCTCGGCACGCAGGACAGCGACCGGGCGGTCCTGCTCGGGCCGCGGGTCGCCCGGACGGGGTCCGGGTGCGGGAACGCTCATGGATGGTCTCCGGGGACGGGGTTCTGACGCCACCGTAGCCGACGGTCCCGACAGCGGCGGGGACGCGGCGTCACCGCCCTGGCGGCTCCGCCAGACCGAGGTCGGCCAGCGCCGCGGCGGCGGCCGCACCGTCGGGGCGGACGTCCTGGACGCCATGCTCCCAGGCCACAGCGCAGAGCGCACGCAGCGCGTCCACCGCGGGTTCGGGACCGTCCCCGTCGCCGGAGAGCACGAGCGTGCCGCCGTCGACGGCGATGTGCCACCCGGGTCGCGGTCCGGGGGCCAGCTCGTCCGGTGCACGGGTGAGCGCGGCGAGGTCGGCCCCGATGTGGGTGGGGCGCAGCTCCGCGGCGGCGGCGAGCAGGTCCGCGGCGCCGCTGACCCCGGTCAGGACCATCAGCGACGGGGCGCCCATGGCGTTGGCGCCCTCGATGTCGGTGTCGAGCCGGTCCCCGATGACGAGCGGGGCCCGCGCGTCGCCGGCCCCCTCGCGGAGCAGCCGGGCGGCGGGCTTGCCCGCCACCTGCGGCTGCGCGCCGGTCGCCGTCCGCACGACCTGCACCATCGAGCCGTTGCCCGGCAGTGCACCCCGCTCGGTGGGCAGGGTGGGGTCGACGTTGGAGGCGATCCACAGCGCCCCGGCCCGGACGGCGACGACCGCCTCGGCCAGGATCCGCCATCCGGTGTCGGGCGAGTGCCCCTGGACGACGGCGTCCGTGCCGTCAGCGGCGTCGACGACGGCGAGTCCGCGGGCGCGGACCTCGTCGGCCAGCGCCGAGGTGCCGACGACCAGGACCCGCGCGCCCGGCGGGAGCTGCTCGGCCAGCATCGCGGCCGCGGCCTGCGAGCTGGTGCGGACGTCCTCGACGCGCGCCCGGAACCCGAGCTCGGCGAGGTGCGCGGCGACGTCGGCGGGGCTGCGGGAGGCGTTGTTGGTGACGTAGACCGTGGGAACGCCGCGGTCGGCCGCCCCGAGCACCGCCTCGACGGCCCCCGGGACGACCACGGGGCCCCGGTACAGGGTGCCGTCGAGATCGGCCAGGAGGACGTCGTGGCGGGACAGCAGGTCGTCGGTCACCGGTCGCCGGCCCCGGGGTCCCGGCGCTGGTCCTGGCCCTGAACCTGAACCGTGTCCTGGTCGGTGACGGGTGCGGTCGGGCCCGGCGCGGTGTCGTCCCGTCCGGCCCCGCCCTCCGGGGCCGCGCTGCCGGCGCCCGACGGGCTCGCGGGGTCGGACGGGCCGTCCCCGTCCACGGCGCCCGACGTGGTCCCGCCTGCCGTCACCTGACCGGCGACGGTGTCGGCCTCGGCGTCCCCGCGGATGTCGTCCGTCCCGTCCTGGCCGGTCCGCTCCTCGCGGGTGCCGTCCCCGACGGTCCCGTTCTCGTCGGTCCCGTCCTCGTCGGTTCCGCCGACCACCGGGGCCTCGGTCTCGGCGCTGTCGGCGGACGCGGCATCGGCGCGTGCACTGTCGGCATCGGTGCTCGTGGCACCGCCTGCGTCGGTGCTGCTCTCGGTGTCGTGGTCGGTGCCGTGGTCGGTGTCGTGGTCGTCGGCGGCCGGGGGCACGTCCTCCCAGCCGACGGTGAGCTCGTCGTCGGCGCCCTCGAGCTCGTCGCCGGTCAGCTCGGCGATCCGCGCGGCCGCGTCGGTCTCCCGGTGTGCGTCAGCGTCGTGGGCGTGCACGAACCACTGCACGGCCTCCGACTCACGGCCGGCGGCGAGCAGGTTGTCGGCGTAGGCGTAGAACAGCCGGGCGCTCCACGGGTCGCGGCGCGCCGCGTGGAGTTCGGGGACCTGGAGACCGACGACGGCGGCGTCGGCCTCACCGAGGTCGCGCCGGGCCCCCGCGGCGACGATGAGCAGCTCGATGCGCTCCTCGTGGCCGAGGTCGCGGGCCTCGGGGCTGCGGGCCAGGTCGAGGGCGCGCTCGGGACGTCCGAGGGCGCGCTCGATGTCGGCCATGACGTGCACGTGCCCCGGTCCGCCGCCCATCCGGCGGGCCGCGCGGAACTCGCCGAGAGCCTCGTTCCACTCCCCCGCGTGGTAGGCGACGATGCCGGCGGCCTCGCGGACGACGGCGATCCGCGACGCCCGGCGGCGTGCGTAGCGCACGTGCTCGAGGGCCCGCACGGGGTCCTCGTCGACGAGCAGACCCGCGGCGACGAGGTGCCGCGCCACGACCTCGGCGGTCTCCTTCTGGAGCCCGCGCAGGTCCCGCCGCACACTCGGGTCGAGCTCGGCG is a window from the Pseudonocardia sp. HH130629-09 genome containing:
- a CDS encoding NAD kinase, which codes for MRDVLLVLHTGRPTNRKTALHVMSELGRLGLRTRVLADEWAELAADPDVPAGYEPVPVPGSPECARGAEAVLVLGGDGTLLRAADLARHAGVPLLGVNLGHVGFLAEAEEDTLPEALQKLADGDYEVEERTTLEAVVTAAGQVLGRAWALNEAVVEKTTRGRILEVVLEVDGRPVSSFGCDGVLCSTPTGSTAYAFSAGGPLIWPQVQALLVVPSNAHALFARPMVIAPESTVAIEVSADGPSAVLDCDGRRTVAVPPGARVELRRASEPVRMVRLAAQPFADRLVRKFDLPVRGWRGVRNPPPDSNA
- a CDS encoding TlyA family RNA methyltransferase; its protein translation is MGPTRSRLDAELVRRKLARSRGQAAELIAAGRVVVNGMPAAKPATVVDRDAPVLVRPDDAGEPDWASRGAKKLLGALDAFTGVDPAGRRCLDAGASTGGFTDVLLTRGAAEVVAVDVGYGQLVWRLQSDERVHVHDRTNVRALEPAQIGGPVELTVADLSFISLRTVLPALAACTAPGGDLLPMVKPQFEVGKDRLGSGGVVRAPGLRTEALHGVATAAAAVGLQVLGATASPLPGPSGNVEYFLHLRRPADGPAGVAPAQPELAPMLAAAVADGPA
- a CDS encoding HAD-IIA family hydrolase; this encodes MTDDLLSRHDVLLADLDGTLYRGPVVVPGAVEAVLGAADRGVPTVYVTNNASRSPADVAAHLAELGFRARVEDVRTSSQAAAAMLAEQLPPGARVLVVGTSALADEVRARGLAVVDAADGTDAVVQGHSPDTGWRILAEAVVAVRAGALWIASNVDPTLPTERGALPGNGSMVQVVRTATGAQPQVAGKPAARLLREGAGDARAPLVIGDRLDTDIEGANAMGAPSLMVLTGVSGAADLLAAAAELRPTHIGADLAALTRAPDELAPGPRPGWHIAVDGGTLVLSGDGDGPEPAVDALRALCAVAWEHGVQDVRPDGAAAAAALADLGLAEPPGR
- a CDS encoding tetratricopeptide repeat protein → MIPESAERTFVAEPDLPDSVSAAELDPSVRRDLRGLQKETAEVVARHLVAAGLLVDEDPVRALEHVRYARRRASRIAVVREAAGIVAYHAGEWNEALGEFRAARRMGGGPGHVHVMADIERALGRPERALDLARSPEARDLGHEERIELLIVAAGARRDLGEADAAVVGLQVPELHAARRDPWSARLFYAYADNLLAAGRESEAVQWFVHAHDADAHRETDAAARIAELTGDELEGADDELTVGWEDVPPAADDHDTDHGTDHDTESSTDAGGATSTDADSARADAASADSAETEAPVVGGTDEDGTDENGTVGDGTREERTGQDGTDDIRGDAEADTVAGQVTAGGTTSGAVDGDGPSDPASPSGAGSAAPEGGAGRDDTAPGPTAPVTDQDTVQVQGQDQRRDPGAGDR